A region from the Clostridia bacterium genome encodes:
- the surE gene encoding 5'/3'-nucleotidase SurE, translated as MSNDDGIWAPGLAALARAVVEVSGEVWVCAPDGERSAISHGLTMGSPIRAALVELPGLSVDAWAVSGTPADCVKLALDELLPCRPDIVMAGVNRGPNLGTDIVYSGTVAAAAEGAFAGIPSIAVSTASYDPIEFANAATAGAMLAAFTVKHGIPRGVMLNVNVPDYWDGKAIEPTRMGVLQYSNIFDKRTDPRGRAYYWLCGDPVKPDLEAGLDTEAVSRGSVSVTPIRFELTDESTLDALRKWDICT; from the coding sequence ATCTCGAACGACGACGGAATATGGGCGCCGGGTCTTGCCGCACTTGCTCGAGCAGTGGTGGAGGTTTCTGGCGAGGTATGGGTGTGCGCGCCGGACGGCGAGCGCAGCGCAATCAGCCACGGGCTTACCATGGGCAGCCCAATCAGAGCCGCCTTGGTGGAACTGCCTGGCCTTTCAGTGGACGCCTGGGCTGTGAGCGGCACCCCAGCGGATTGCGTGAAACTTGCCCTTGATGAGCTCCTGCCGTGCCGTCCTGATATAGTCATGGCAGGCGTCAACCGAGGGCCCAATCTTGGGACTGACATCGTCTACTCAGGGACTGTGGCTGCCGCCGCGGAAGGAGCATTCGCAGGGATTCCGTCCATTGCGGTGTCCACTGCCTCATATGATCCCATTGAGTTCGCGAATGCCGCCACGGCAGGGGCGATGCTTGCCGCCTTCACAGTGAAACACGGGATTCCACGCGGGGTCATGTTGAATGTGAATGTGCCCGATTACTGGGATGGAAAGGCAATCGAGCCCACCCGCATGGGCGTGCTCCAATACAGCAACATATTCGACAAGCGGACCGATCCTAGGGGCAGGGCATACTACTGGCTGTGTGGGGATCCTGTGAAACCCGACCTGGAAGCGGGCCTCGACACAGAGGCCGTGAGCCGCGGATCAGTATCGGTGACTCCGATAAGATTCGAGCTGACCGATGAGAGCACCCTGGATGCCCTCCGGAAATGGGACATCTGCACCTAG